The Triticum aestivum cultivar Chinese Spring chromosome 6D, IWGSC CS RefSeq v2.1, whole genome shotgun sequence genomic sequence TGACAATGGGGCACCTGTAGAGAAAGAGCCTGTTTCGATAGTGTGCCCTGCGACGCAGCAAAACCAAATGAAGAGGCAACCTTTGACCCTTCAAATAAAACTGTACGTATTCTCCCTAATAATTAAACCAAACACCAAACAATGGAGTAAAACCCTAAGAACAGGGGAGGGACTTTtggcgatatatatatatatagagagagaagaAGGAACGTGATCTTACTGCCTGGCGAGGACGAGGAGGATGTCGTCGTCGGCAAGGTCGCTACAGAAGGTTTTGCACTGGCCCTTGCTGAACCGCAGGGCGGCGTCCCGCACCATGGCTACGAGGACGAACTTGAGGTCGTAGCGGAACCACAGCCCGCGGTGCAGGTTGATGCGCATGCGACGCCACAGCTCCGGGTCTTCCCGGGCTGCCCGCCGCCAGGAGCTGCACACGCGGGCCACTCCACCAGCCAGGAGCTCGACCAGGTTCAGCTTGTGGAAGACACGGGAGATTAGGTCCGGGTGCAGATCCGCCCAGTCCCTCTCCGGCGTGTAATTGAACACCGACACGTGGACCGTCCGTGTTTCTTTCTTGGATCGACGTCTTCGTGGTGCCGCCACCACCGGCAGTTGCGGCGGTAACGACGGCATTGCGGTTGCGATGTGAACGATGATCAATCCATGCATGGGAATATGGGATGGTTTTATAGTGTGCGCGCGGTCCGTAGCTACCTATAGGTCGGTTCGCTGGCCTAATATAGGTCACCTATACGCCGGTTTGCGCTGCCTGATCACAGCCCGTCTAAAATGTTGAGCTCCCGACCGGACTAACGGGCTATAAATTGGCTTTCAGCCCATCAAGTGTTGAATAATGTTTCTTTGAGAAATGTAAGAGAGAATATATGTCTCAAAAAAATGTAAGAGCAAATATTAGTATTTTATCCATGGTATTTCTCTAATCATGTTATGTTGTGATTATTTTCAATTTTACAACTCTGAACAAAATTTTATATTCAAATATACAAGCACAGTGGCCCAGACAAATGCGTAGGCAACATTCTAGTCTTCCCTTTTAGAATGAAGATCTTATGTTGTTGTGTCATATTTATTAGAAGATACTCCTTCTGGGATAACCGAGCATGTAGCTGACAACGAAAGTCTGAAATGCCCATGTATGCTGAAGATGTTATTGATTTACATCGTTATGTTGTATATTAGCTCAAATAACATGTTGACCCTTCAAATAAATTTGTTAGATGGAAAACAAGATAgtattatttttggaaagaaaagtGCAAAAGCTAACCTGTAGGTGGATGTGGAAATATTCCTCATACTTTTTCAATGTATCTTTGAAAATCCTTGTGTCATACGCTCGGCCATCAAACGACTATTGATGTGAATTTCATGTCAAAGTTACACACTACCATCACATTTGGAGTCGGATATCCATACTGGCCAACATGGTTAGCAACGTCAATCTCTAGCACCACAACACATACGTGTATCCCATCAATTGCACCAATGCAATTGTTAAAATGAGTCCAGAATATGGTGTCAGGAAGCCTTTCATGCATATATAGTTGAGAACTATGGATCTCTTTGTTTGATATTATCCGTAACTAAAAAGACCAAACAATGCAATAACTCTTCAAGCTTAAGGTGAATAGTTTTAGTGGACCTATTGAAGCGGTGCTCAGCT encodes the following:
- the LOC123140901 gene encoding uncharacterized protein isoform X2, with translation MPSLPPQLPVVAAPRRRRSKKETRTVHVSVFNYTPERDWADLHPDLISRVFHKLNLVELLAGGVARVCSSWRRAAREDPELWRRMRINLHRGLWFRYDLKFVLVAMVRDAALRFSKGQCKTFCSDLADDDILLVLARQCPIVTKEGLAKGDYYGTCTFSDYHPYSPVCSYCRPWNYLEYDADESYEACCYYLGDGDDVDEADLEEHEKILDIKSMRRYLS
- the LOC123140901 gene encoding uncharacterized protein isoform X1, whose amino-acid sequence is MPSLPPQLPVVAAPRRRRSKKETRTVHVSVFNYTPERDWADLHPDLISRVFHKLNLVELLAGGVARVCSSWRRAAREDPELWRRMRINLHRGLWFRYDLKFVLVAMVRDAALRFSKGQCKTFCSDLADDDILLVLARQAHYRNRLFLYRCPIVTKEGLAKGDYYGTCTFSDYHPYSPVCSYCRPWNYLEYDADESYEACCYYLGDGDDVDEADLEEHEKILDIKSMRRYLS